The Candidatus Hinthialibacter antarcticus genome contains a region encoding:
- a CDS encoding prepilin-type N-terminal cleavage/methylation domain-containing protein — protein MEKRNNTLAFTLIELLIVVAIIGILAAIAVPNFLNAQVRAKISRVQADQNAYATAFEMYFLDFGNSRIENNELFRLTTPVSYIGTLNPDPFAPAEEGRFNFIHALDPSYFMWSRTPQDDGYDSLVADFNIWTGYPNIWAGGQNDNWAYGKVFYQIRSVGPNKANEYGMRFDASNGLVSNGDINYFGSGNLNRSYGGCCQR, from the coding sequence ATGGAAAAGAGAAACAATACGCTTGCATTCACATTAATTGAGCTTCTCATTGTCGTAGCGATCATTGGGATTTTGGCGGCAATCGCTGTTCCAAACTTTCTTAATGCACAAGTCCGCGCCAAGATTTCTCGCGTCCAGGCCGATCAAAACGCTTACGCGACTGCATTTGAAATGTATTTTCTTGACTTTGGCAATTCCCGCATCGAAAACAACGAATTGTTCCGTTTGACCACGCCAGTCTCTTATATTGGAACTCTCAATCCCGATCCGTTCGCGCCCGCAGAAGAAGGCCGCTTCAATTTTATCCATGCCTTAGACCCCAGTTATTTTATGTGGTCGCGTACGCCGCAAGACGACGGCTATGACTCGCTGGTCGCAGATTTTAACATCTGGACGGGGTATCCCAATATTTGGGCGGGCGGTCAAAACGACAACTGGGCGTATGGCAAAGTGTTTTATCAGATCCGCAGCGTCGGCCCCAACAAAGCCAATGAGTATGGAATGAGATTTGACGCAAGCAACGGTCTCGTTAGCAACGGCGACATCAACTATTTCGGTTCAGGCAATCTGAACCGGTCATACGGTGGATGCTGTCAGCGCTA